Genomic window (Streptomyces sp. TG1A-60):
TCCCACTACGGGGAGCCCGTGCACAAGGCGAGAGCGGAGGGCTGGATTTCCGAGCACCCCACCGAGGCCCGCCTCGGCCGGTTCGCCTCCGACGTCCAGCCCAAACGCCGGCGCGACGACGACCACGCCTGAACCCCTCCACCTGGAGGCTCCCTTGAGCAGCACCCAACGAGACGTCGACCACGCCCTCGCCTATCCCGAGCCGCCCGCGTCCCCGCTCTGGCACCGCCATGGCGGCGTGAAGGCCCGGCCGCTCACCGATGCCCAGAAGCGGCGCAACCGCGAACTGCTGGACATCGCCCAGTGCACCACCCGACCCCGCTCCCCTCGCCCCACCGAGTCCCTGGCGGAGGCCAGCTAATGGACACCAAGCACTGCGCCGTCGACGGATGGGTCGACGCGATACCCGCCCCCGGCCCGCGCGGCACCGCCACCTTCGACCTGATCGTCCGCCCGGCCGACGCCGACACCGTCGCCCAGGACGCCCCCGACACGGTCGTGGCCTGCACCAGCGGAGACCCCCGGATCACCCACGAGCTGCTGACCGGCATACAGCCCGGCGACCTGCTGCGCGTCACCGGCACCCTGGTCCAGTCCCAGACGCCCGGCGAGCCCGCCCGGCTCACCCTCGACGCCCTGGAGGTCCTGGACACCGCGCTGGTCCCGGTCCTGCGGGACATGGTGATGGACCGGTACGGCGACTACTGCGTCATCTTCGACGCCGACACAGACGCCGTGCCCGTCTTCACCGCGCTCGGGCAGTGGGTCGGCCTGGCGGACAACCCCGACGCCATCGCCACCCTGATCGACATCCACGAGCGCGTGACCGGAGGTGACGCCTGATGCCCACGACCACCGCGCCTTCCCGCACCGTCCTGGAGCATTTCCCCGCCGGAGGCCCCCGCGGCTCCTGGCCGGCCGAAGAGTACGCCGCCGCTAGGCGCGCCCAAGGCACGGACGCTCAGGTCGTGATGGACCTGCGCACCGACCAGTTCCTCGTGGTCACCCACACCACCACCCAATAGCACCACCACCCCCGAGCGCCGCGCCCGCCTTCCCGGCCGGGCGCGGCGCTCCGCACGTTCCCGCCCTTCACCCCCGAGCAGGAGGCACCCTTGCACCCGATCCGCCTGATCTCGTTCGGCTACCTGCACCTGCCCACCGGCCCGGACGGCAGCCCCGTCCCGCCCGCCGCCGACCGGATCGAAGACGTCCGCGACCGGCTCCGCGACCCGGCCGCCGCCCGCGAAATCCTCGACCTGGACGGCTTCCACCCCAGTGTTCAGGACGTCGTCCTGAACACCCCCGGAGCCCGCGAGCTGCTCGACAACCTCGCCGACTACGCGACCCTTCCCGCCGGTCCCCGCCGCATTGCCATCGGATGCGCAGGCGGCAAGCACCGTGCAAGTGGTCTCACCGAACTCCTTGCCCGAGCACTCCGCGACCGCGGCCGCCAGGTCGAAGTCGAGCACCTCCACGTCCACCTGCCACGCGTGCTGACAACGCCTACCGCCAGCCCCGCCCACACCAACCCCGAGCAGGAGCCCACCCGATGAAGCGTCTCTTCCGCCGCTGCAGCCACGCGCCCGGCGCTCTCAGCCCCGAGGACCAGGCCGCCGTCGACCAGTTCCGCGCGCTGCTCGCGGCACTGCGCGACATGGAGACCTGGACGCCCGGCCTCTACCGGGACATCGCCGTACGCGTCGGACCGTTCGTGGAAAGGGCCCACCCCCGTCTGGGCGACGACCACGGCCCCGACCTGATCGCCGTCTCCCTGGTCCACCCCGACACCCCGCACGCCGCGGCCTACCTCCACGGCCACCAGCTCGGCTACACCGGCAGGGGCTGACTGCGCTGCGAGACGGACAAGATCCTCGCACTGTGGAACCCGGCCCTCACACCGCTCACCCACGCCGCGGCGGGCCTGGACCTCCCCGACGACGTCGGCATGAAGCCCGCGCACTACGCCGTCCACGTCGAAGCCCGCCGGAAGGACAACACCGGCCGCATCCTGCTCCGCATGGGCCCGTACACCCAGACCTGGCTCGCCTCCCGTGACGCGGAACGCCTCAACACCCTGCTGGAGGGCAAGGCAGCCACCGTCATGCCCGGGTACACGGTCACCGCGAAGGACACCGTGTTCCACGTCAGCGACCACGCCTCCTACAACGACCCGCACGAGACCGACGCCTGCGACCTCCTGGCAGCCCTCCTCGAGGACGTGAGCGCCCCATGGTGACCACTGCCCTGTACGAGATCGAGACCAGCGAAGCCGACGACGGCACGACGGTCCCCGCTGAAGGCATCTGGACGCCGGGCGAGGACGCGGCCGACAACGGGTTCGTCGTCCACCAGAGCCTCTACGTCACCGGCATCGCAGCTCCGAACGACGACGGCCTCTACCCGGACAGGTTCGTCGTCCTCGGACACCAGCGGTGGGCAGACACCATCGAGGCCGCCGCCGCGTACATGGCCCGCATCCACTGCTGGCGCGCCCTGCACCTCTACCCGGGCGACGACCCGGCGGAGCACATCCCCCGCATACCGCGCGCAGTCCACACCCACGGCGTCTTCTTACGGCACCCGCACCCTTGTGTACAGCCGGTCACTGACCGATAGCTGGAGTTCTCAGGGCGGCGTCGGTTGAGTGAGAACAGCGTTCGTGCCGCTGCGGCCGGTGGCGGTCGGGTCTGGGTGACGCGCCAGAGCTGACCCGGCAGGTCGCCCTCCTCGAAGGCGGGGACCTCGTCCAGGCTCCAGCCCTCGGCGAGAGCGTCGACGAGGTCGCGCGGGAAGAAGTGCACGGCGAACCCGCCGTGTTCGAAGACGTCGTCACGGTTCTGTCGGGGCTTCAGCTGGCATGTCCCGCCACGGGCTGCCGGTGCGGAACCGCCAGATGGACCCCTCGAACTGCTGCCGCAACCGCTCTGGGTATGGGCCGAACCTGCCTATCGACAGGAATGGCTCGATCAACTCCCATTCTTCATCAGTAAATTCCGCATGCGCCACGTTGGCGTTCTACCAGACCGGCCAGCGGCCCGAAGCCGGATCTCACGTGTGGGGGCTCACCCAAGCTCGTGGAGGCATGCCCTCACGCCGCCCGGCACGCGCCCCCATCCTGGCGTCAGCCTCGCGCAGGAAAACGTCCCGCCAGGAACTGCTCGAACGTGACCTTACCCACGGCCCGCTCCGGCGTCAGATGCCCGCCCGCCCGGAACCCGCGGTAGGCCTTGCCGGGCAGACGCACGTTCAGCACGGGACGGCGTCGTCCGCTTGCGCGCAGATAGGCCCGGGCCAACTCCGGAAACGTACGGATCACGGGGCCGCCCATGTCCGGCACCCGCCCCGCGGGCGCCCCGGTTGCGAGCTCGGCCAGGTAGGCGGCGACCTCCTCCACCTCGATCGGCTGGTCCGCGACCTGCGCCGGGAGCAGCATGACCGGGAGCTTCGCCGAGCCCTGGAGGAACTGCAGCACCAGGTC
Coding sequences:
- a CDS encoding RNase adapter RapZ translates to MHPIRLISFGYLHLPTGPDGSPVPPAADRIEDVRDRLRDPAAAREILDLDGFHPSVQDVVLNTPGARELLDNLADYATLPAGPRRIAIGCAGGKHRASGLTELLARALRDRGRQVEVEHLHVHLPRVLTTPTASPAHTNPEQEPTR